A single genomic interval of Streptococcus oralis subsp. dentisani harbors:
- the sodA gene encoding superoxide dismutase SodA, which translates to MAIILPDLPYAYDALEPYIDAETMHLHHDKHHQTYVNNANAALEKHPEIGEDLEALLADVESIPADIRQALINNGGGHLNHALFWELMTPEKTAPSAELAAAIDATFGSFGEFQAAFTAAATTRFGSGWAWLVVNKEGKLEVTSTANQDTPISEGKKPILGLDVWEHAYYVKYRNVRPDYIKAFFSVINWNKVDELYAVAK; encoded by the coding sequence ATGGCTATTATCTTACCAGACCTTCCATACGCATATGACGCTTTGGAACCTTACATCGATGCAGAAACAATGCACTTGCACCATGACAAACACCACCAAACTTATGTCAACAATGCTAATGCAGCTCTTGAAAAACACCCTGAAATCGGTGAAGACCTTGAAGCTTTGCTTGCTGATGTAGAATCTATCCCAGCTGATATCCGTCAAGCACTTATCAACAATGGTGGTGGGCACTTGAACCACGCTCTTTTCTGGGAATTGATGACTCCTGAAAAAACAGCTCCATCAGCAGAACTTGCAGCAGCAATCGACGCAACATTTGGTTCATTTGGAGAATTCCAAGCAGCCTTTACAGCAGCAGCTACAACTCGCTTCGGTTCTGGATGGGCATGGTTGGTTGTCAACAAAGAAGGGAAGCTTGAAGTAACTTCAACAGCAAACCAAGACACACCAATCTCAGAAGGTAAAAAACCAATCTTGGGCTTGGACGTTTGGGAACATGCTTACTACGTGAAATACCGCAACGTTCGTCCTGACTACATCAAAGCTTTCTTCTCAGTCATTAACTGGAACAAAGTAGATGAGCTTTACGCAGTAGCTAAATAA
- a CDS encoding YutD family protein, producing the protein MRKEIAPELYNYNKFPGPEFHVNGDKVETEGIAFTLVENIKDAFDVTVFNQRFSEVLTKFDYVVGDWSNEQLRLRGFYKDDRTEEKIEKISRLQDYLLEYCSYGCAYFVLENQEPKRASFDKKMRKKEEENLPRRGKKPSQNKRKSNADKRNRRRHKDQKSQKEDKGQRHFVIRQK; encoded by the coding sequence ATGCGTAAAGAAATTGCACCTGAATTATACAACTATAACAAGTTTCCTGGCCCAGAATTTCATGTAAATGGGGATAAGGTTGAGACTGAAGGAATTGCTTTTACCTTGGTTGAAAATATCAAGGATGCCTTCGATGTGACAGTCTTTAATCAACGCTTCTCAGAAGTGTTGACCAAGTTTGATTATGTCGTGGGGGACTGGAGCAATGAACAGCTTCGCCTACGTGGTTTTTACAAAGATGACCGAACAGAGGAAAAAATTGAAAAGATCAGTCGCTTACAAGATTATCTTTTGGAGTACTGTAGTTATGGTTGTGCTTATTTTGTCTTAGAAAACCAAGAACCTAAGCGGGCTTCATTTGACAAGAAAATGCGTAAAAAGGAAGAGGAAAACCTTCCTAGAAGAGGAAAGAAACCTTCGCAAAACAAGAGAAAATCAAATGCGGATAAGAGAAATAGACGTCGTCACAAGGACCAAAAGTCTCAGAAAGAGGATAAGGGACAGCGCCATTTTGTCATTCGTCAGAAATAG